One window of Dysidea avara chromosome 11, odDysAvar1.4, whole genome shotgun sequence genomic DNA carries:
- the LOC136239023 gene encoding uncharacterized protein YafE-like, with protein sequence MAEEFDRSQPDEYNSREVELYVDHYRRDHAIDEAFLFPAVQQFISEQIKDKTVVDIGCGLGNYTKWAADFGAKSVDAFDLSEEMVKASKQATSDHSNVTVRLGDIRNMPYDDNSFEVALSIYITCSVRKNTFIAHYKELHRILVPGGKAMVMNFVKPAFDIMYLHQGENQGDTELKLQNALAKLPNYPSNEQIMKEFQDLHSVMLVSFALDEQGRLYRITNASKLVDGQPVWVKARATVFPDYYYGDNFIDDQIKAAGLCIDQIENYFTEERRIAYNSTNPSNRCNSTIVQYAPFLLYHLSKPVN encoded by the coding sequence ATGGCAGAAGAGTTTGATCGCAGTCAGCCTGATGAGTATAACTCTAGAGAAGTTGAACTCTACGTCGATCACTACCGACGTGACCATGCAATTGATGAAGCTTTCCTTTTCCCAGCTGTACAACAGTTCATATCAGAGCAGATCAAAGACAAAACAGTGGTGGATATTGGATGTGGACTAGGTAACTATACTAAGTGGGCAGCGGATTTCGGTGCCAAAAGCGTTGATGCTTTTGATTTGAGTGAGGAGATGGTAAAGGCATCTAAACAAGCTACTTCAGATCATAGTAATGTTACAGTCCGCCTTGGAGATATTAGGAATATGCCTTATGATGATAATTCCTTTGAAGTGGCTTTGAGCATTTATATCACATGCAGTGTACGAAAGAATACATTTATTGCGCATTACAAAGAACTCCATCGAATACTTGTGCCAGGGGGAAAAGCTATGGTAATGAACTTTGTGAAACCGGCATTTGATATCATGTACCTACATCAAGGAGAAAACCAGGGTGATACTGAACTCAAACTACAAAATGCACTAGCCAAGCTCCCTAATTATCCCAGCAATGAGCAGATCATGAAAGAGTTTCAAGACCTTCATAGTGTGATGCTAGTATCATTTGCTCTTGACGAACAAGGTCGCCTGTACAGGATTACCAATGCTAGCAAGTTAGTAGACGGTCAACCAGTATGGGTGAAGGCTCGGGCGACAGTTTTCCCTGACTATTACTATGGAGACAATTTTATTGATGATCAGATCAAGGCTGCCGGTCTTTGTATAGATCAAATTGAGAACTACTTCACTGAGGAGAGACGAATTGCTTACAACAGCACCAATCCTAGTAACAGATGTAACAGTACAATTGTACAGTATGCACCATTTCTACTATACCACTTATCGAAGCCAGTCAACTGA